From a region of the Cyprinus carpio isolate SPL01 chromosome A18, ASM1834038v1, whole genome shotgun sequence genome:
- the p2ry1 gene encoding LOW QUALITY PROTEIN: P2Y purinoceptor 1 (The sequence of the model RefSeq protein was modified relative to this genomic sequence to represent the inferred CDS: inserted 1 base in 1 codon): MRSRNAGYASVGLIADLLILDIMTAEFSNLTALMNNVNEFSNHTARCSLTKTGFQFYYLPIVYIIVFIAGFIGNSLAIWMFVCHMRPWSSISVYMFNLALADFCYVLSLPFLIFYYFNKTDWIFGDVLCRLQRFIFHVNLYGSILFLTCISAHRYSGVVHPLKWLGRLKKKNAVRTVALVWFVVVVGISPILYYSRTGPKKGLTTCYDTTTEDELPGYFIYSMCMTVFGFCIPFIIIFSCYGGIVKALICNDMDNAPLRKKSIYLVIIVLTVFAVSYLPFHVMKNLNMRARLYFQSPXMCAFNDRVYATYQVTRGLASLNSCVDPILYFLAGDTFRRKLSRATKKSPRKGDHPLQSKSEETALNSLPECVQNGDKRV; this comes from the exons ATGCGCTCGAGGAATGCGGGCTACGCGAGCGTCGGGCTG ATCGCAGACCTGCTGATTCTTGACATCATGACGGCGGAGTTCAGTAACCTGACGGCGCTCATGAATAACGTGAACGAGTTTTCCAACCACACGGCGAGATGCTCGTTAACCAAGACCGGCTTTCAGTTTTACTATCTCCCCATCGTCTACATCATCGTCTTCATCGCAGGCTTCATCGGAAACAGTTTGGCCATATGGATGTTCGTGTGCCACATGCGGCCCTGGAGCAGCATCTCCGTCTACATGTTCAACCTGGCGCTGGCCGATTTTTGTTACGTGCTCTCGCTACCCTTCCTCATCTTCTACTACTTCAACAAAACAGACTGGATTTTTGGAGACGTCTTATGCAGACTGCAGAGGTTCATCTTCCATGTGAATCTCTACGGAAGCATCCTGTTCCTCACGTGCATCAGCGCGCACAGATACTCCGGCGTCGTGCATCCGCTCAAATGGCTCGGGAGGCTGAAAAAGAAGAACGCCGTTCGCACCGTCGCGCTCGTCTGGTTCGTAGTCGTGGTCGGCATCTCTCCCATCCTTTACTACTCACGGACCGGCCCTAAGAAGGGGTTAACGACGTGCTACGACACCACGACCGAAGACGAGCTGCCTGGATACTTCATCTACAGCATGTGCATGACGGTGTTCGGCTTCTGCATCCcgttcatcatcatcttcagctGCTACGGCGGCATCGTCAAAGCCCTCATCTGCAACGACATGGACAACGCACCGCTGAGGAAGAAGTCCATATACCTGGTCATCATCGTGCTCACGGTGTTCGCCGTCTCCTACCTGCCCTTCCACGTCATGAAGAACCTGAACATGCGAGCGAGACTGTACTTCCAGAGCC ATATGTGTGCCTTCAACGACCGCGTGTACGCCACCTACCAGGTGACCCGCGGCCTGGCCAGCCTCAACAGCTGCGTGGATCCTATCCTCTACTTTCTGGCCGGAGACACTTTCAGACGCAAGCTGTCCAGAGCCACCAAGAAGTCCCCTAGGAAAGGAGACCACCCCCTGCAGTCCAAGAGCGAGGAGACGGCGCTGAACAGCCTGCCGGAGTGCGTCCAGAACGGGGACAAGCGAGTCTGA